One Oryza sativa Japonica Group chromosome 8, ASM3414082v1 DNA window includes the following coding sequences:
- the LOC4346247 gene encoding probable L-ascorbate peroxidase 4, peroxisomal, whose translation MAAPVVDAEYLRQVDRARRHLRALISSKGCAPIMLRLAWHDAGTYDVNTKTGGANGSIRYEEEYTHGSNAGLKIAIDLLEPIKAKSPKITYADLYQLAGVVAVEVTGGPTVEFIPGRRDSSVCPREGRLPDAKKGALHLRDIFYRMGLSDKDIVALSGGHTLGRAHPERSGFEGAWTQEPLKFDNSYFLELLKGESEGLLKLPTDKALLEDPSFRRYVDLYARDEDTFFKDYAESHKKLSELGFTPRSSGPASTKSDLSTGAVLAQSAVGVAVAAAVVIVSYLYEASKKSK comes from the exons ATGGCCGCCCCGGTCGTGGACGCCGAGTACCTCCGCCAGGTCGACAgggcgcgccgccacctccgcgccCTCATCTCCTCCAAGGGATGCGCGCCCATCATGCTCCGCCTCGC ATGGCATGACGCGGGCACTTATGACGTGAACACAAAAACTGGTGGTGCAAATGGTTCAATTAGATACGAGGAAGAGTACACTCACGGTTCAAATGCTGGTCTAAAGATTGCTATTGATCTTCTCG AGCCTATTAAAGCCAAGAGCCCTAAGATCACATATGCTGACCTTTATCAG CTTGCTGGAGTTGTTGCAGTTGAAGTTACTGGGGGTCCAACTGTTGAGTTCATTCCTGGAAGACGT GATTCGTCAGTTTGCCCCCGTGAAGGGCGTCTTCCTGATGCTAAGAAAG GTGCACTGCACTTGAGGGACATCTTTTACCGGATGGGCTTATCAGACAAAGATATAGTAGCTTTATCTGGGGGTCACACTCTG GGAAGGGCACATCCTGAAAGGTCTGGATTTGAAGGCGCATGGACTCAGGAGCCTCTGAAGTTTGACAATTCGTACTTTCT TGAGCTACTGAAGGGGGAATCTGAGGGGCTTCTGAAGCTCCCAACTGACAAGGCATTGTTGGAAGATCCTTCATTTAGACGCTATGTGGATCTTTATGCCAGG GATGAAGACACCTTCTTCAAGGACTACGCTGAATCGCACAAGAAGCTTTCTGAACTTGGCTTCACTCCACGGAGCAGCGGCCCTGCATCTACGAAATCTGATCTTTCAACTGGTGCtgtactcgcacagagtgctgTCGGGGTAGCTGTTGCTGCAGCTGTAGTTATCGTGAGCTACCTATACGAGGCTTCTAAGAAGAGCAAGTAA
- the LOC4346248 gene encoding beta-galactosidase 11 precursor, with amino-acid sequence MSAAAVLAVVAAAVAALAAAASGYELTKNGTVITYDRRSLIIDGHREIFFSGSIHYPRSPPDTWPDLISKAKEGGLNVIESYVFWNGHEPEQGVYNFEGRYDLIKFFKLIQEKEMYAIVRIGPFVQAEWNHGGLPYWLREIPDIIFRTNNEPFKKYMKQFVTLIVNKLKEAKLFASQGGPIILAQIENEYQHLEVAFKEAGTKYINWAAKMAIATNTGVPWIMCKQTKAPGEVIPTCNGRHCGDTWPGPADKKKPLLWTENWTAQYRVFGDPPSQRSAEDIAFSVARFFSVGGTMANYYMYHGGTNFGRNGAAFVMPRYYDEAPLDEFGLYKEPKWGHLRDLHHALRHCKKALLWGNPSVQPLGKLYEARVFEMKEKNVCVAFLSNHNTKEDGTVTFRGQKYFVARRSISILADCKTVVFSTQHVNSQHNQRTFHFADQTVQDNVWEMYSEEKIPRYSKTSIRTQRPLEQYNQTKDKTDYLWYTTSFRLETDDLPYRKEVKPVLEVSSHGHAIVAFVNDAFVGCGHGTKINKAFTMEKAMDLKVGVNHVAILSSTLGLMDSGSYLEHRMAGVYTVTIRGLNTGTLDLTTNGWGHVVGLDGERRRVHSEQGMGAVAWKPGKDNQPLTWYRRRFDPPSGTDPVVIDLTPMGKGFLFVNGEGLGRYWVSYHHALGKPSQYLYHVPRSLLRPKGNTLMFFEEEGGKPDAIMILTVKRDNICTFMTEKNPAHVRWSWESKDSQPKAVAGAGAGAGGLKPTAVLSCPTKKTIQSVVFASYGNPLGICGNYTVGSCHAPRTKEVVEKACIGRKTCSLVVSSEVYGGDVHCPGTTGTLAVQAKCSKRPPRSAATAQ; translated from the exons ATGTCCGCGGCCGCggtgctcgccgtcgtcgccgccgccgtcgcagcgctcgccgcggcggcgtcgggctaCGAGCTGACCAAGAACGGGACCGTCATCACCTACGACCGCCGGTCGCTGATCATCGACGGCCACCGGGAGATCTTCTTCTCCGGCTCCATCCACTACCCGCGGAGCCCGCCGGACACGTGGCCCGACCTCATCAGCAAGGCCAAGGAGGGCGGCCTCAACGTCATCGAGAGCTACGTCTTCTGGAACGGCCATGAGCCCGAGCAGGGCGTC TACAATTTTGAAGGGAGGTATGATTTGATCAAGTTCTTCAAGCTGATCCAGGAGAAGGAGATGTACGCCATTGTCAGGATCGGGCCCTTCGTGCAGGCTGAATGGAACCATGG AGGTCTGCCATATTGGCTCCGGGAGATCCCTGACATTATCTTCCGGACGAACAATGAGCCTTTCAAG AAGTACATGAAGCAGTTTGTCACTCTCATAGTGAACAAGCTCAAGGAAGCAAAGCTCTTCGCATCACAAGGAGGCCCCATCATTCTGGCACAG ATTGAGAATGAGTACCAGCACCTGGAGGTGGCATTCAAAGAGGCTGGCACCAAGTACATCAACTGGGCAGCTAAGATGGCCATCGCAACCAACACTGGTGTCCCGTGGATCATGTGCAAGCAGACTAAAGCTCCTGGTGAAGTG ATCCCTACCTGCAATGGGAGGCACTGTGGAGATACTTGGCCGGGTCCAGCTGACAAGAAGAAGCCCCTCTTGTGGACTGAAAACTGGACTGCTCA GTACAGAGTTTTCGGTGATCCACCGTCCCAACGTTCTGCGGAGGACATTGCCTTCTCCGTGGCGCGCTTCTTCTCCGTTGGCGGCACAATGGCAAACTACTACATG TACCATGGAGGAACCAACTTTGGAAGGAACGGCGCCGCGTTCGTGATGCCGAGATACTACGACGAGGCCCCCCTCGACGAATTCG GCCTGTACAAGGAGCCTAAATGGGGCCATCTCAGGGACCTGCACCACGCTCTCCGTCACTGCAAGAAGGCCCTCCTCTGGGGCAACCCCTCCGTTCAGCCCCTCGGCAAACTCTACGAG GCTCGGGTGTTcgagatgaaggagaagaacgTGTGCGTGGCGTTCCTGTCGAACCACAACACCAAGGAGGACGGGACGGTGACGTTCAGGGGGCAGAAGTACTTCGTGGCGCGGCGGTCGATCAGCATCCTCGCCGACTGCAAGACGGTGGTGTTCAGCACGCAGCACGTCAACTCGCAGCACAACCAGCGCACCTTCCACTTCGCCGACCAGACGGTGCAGGACAACGTGTGGGAGATGTACAGTGAGGAGAAGATCCCCCGCTACAGCAAGACCTCCATCCGCACACAGAGGCCACTCGAGCAGTACAACCAGACCAAGGACAAGACCGACTACCTCTGGTACACCACCAG CTTCCGGCTGGAGACGGACGACCTGCCGTACCGGAAGGAGGTCAAGCCGGTGCTGGAGGTGAGCAGCCATGGACACGCCATCGTGGCGTTTGTCAATGACGCTTTCGTAG GGTGCGGGCACGGGACGAAGATCAACAAGGCGTTCACGATGGAGAAGGCGATGGATCTCAAAGTGGGCGTCAACCACGTCGCCATCCTCTCCTCCACGCTGGGTCTCATG GACAGTGGGTCATACCTGGAGCACCGGATGGCCGGGGTGTACACGGTGACGATCCGGGGGCTGAACACGGGGACGCTGGACCTGACGACGAACGGGTGGGGGCACGTGGTGGGgctcgacggcgagcggcggcgggtgcaCTCGGAGCAAGGGATGGGCGCGGTGGCGTGGAAGCCCGGGAAGGACAACCAGCCGCTGACGTGGTACCGGCGGCGGTTCGACCCGCCGTCGGGGACCGACCCGGTGGTGATCGACCTCACCCCCATGGGGAAGGGCTTCCTCTTCGTCAACGGCGAGGGCCTCGGCCGCTACTGGGTCTCCTACCACCACGCCCTCGGCAAGCCGTCGCAGTACCTCTACCACGTCCCGAGGTCGCTGCTCCGCCCCAAGGGCAACACGCTCATGTTcttcgaggaggaagggggcAAGCCCGACGCCATCATGATCCTGACGGTGAAGCGGGACAACATCTGCACCTTCATGACGGAGAAGAACCCGGCGCACGTCCGGTGGTCGTGGGAGAGCAAGGACAGCCAACCCaaggcggtggccggcgccggcgccggcgccggcggcctcaAGCCGACGGCGGTGCTGTCGTGCCCGACCAAGAAGACCATCCAGTCCGTGGTGTTCGCCAGCTACGGCAACCCGCTCGGCATCTGCGGCAACTACACCGTCGGCAGCTGCCACGCGCCGCGCACCAAGGAGGTGGTCGAGAAGGCCTGCATCGGCCGGAAGACCTGCTCCCTCGTCGTCTCCAGCGAGGTCTACGGCGGCGACGTCCACTGCCCCGGCACCACCGGCACGCTCGCCGTCCAGGCCAAGTGCTCCAAGAGGCCTCCTcgttccgccgccaccgcgcaaTAA